Part of the Ornithinimicrobium flavum genome, CGCACCGGGTCGCCCGGGCAGTTCCCGACCTGGGCCGTGGTCTCGGTCTGCCCGTAGCCGTCGCGCAGGGTCAGGCCCCAGTGGGTGCGGACCTGGGAGATGACCTCGGGGTTCAGCGGCTCGCCGGCGCCGATGATCTCGCGCAGCGCGCCCGGGCCGCCGGAGAGGTCGGCGTTGATGAGCATCCGCCACACCGTCGGCGGCGCGCAGAAGCTGGTGACGCGGTAGGACCGCAGCACCCTGAGCAGCCCGGCGGCGTCGAAGCGCCCGTAGTTGTAGACCATCACCGTGGCCTCGGCGATCCACGGGGCGAAGAAGAGCGACCAGGCGTGCTTGGCCCAGCCGGGGCTGGAGATGTTGAGGTGGACGTCCCCCGGCCGGACCCCCAGCCAGAACATCGTCGACAGGTGCCCGACCGGGTAGCTCACGTGCGTGTGCTCCACCAGCTTGGGGCGGCTCGTGGTGCCCGAGGTGAAATAGAGCAGCATCCGGTCCTGCGAGGCGTTGCCCGGGTGCGGGACGGGGTCGGCCGGGGACGCGTACGCCGTGCGCAGGTCGGTCCATCCCGGCACCTCCCCCACGCTGACCCGGGCGTAGTCGCCGGGGACCTCCTCGAACTTCGCCGTGTCGGCCGGGTTGGCGATGACCATCCGGGCCTCGCCCCGCTCCACTCGGTCCCGCAGGTCCGCCGGGCCGACGGCCGTCGTGGTCGGCATGATCACGGCGCCGAGCTTGATGATCGCCAGCATCGTGTCCCACAGCTCGACCTGGTTGCCGAGCATGACGATCACGCTGTCACCCCGGGAGATCCCCTCGCGGGCGAGCAGGTGCGCGACCTGGTCGGACCGGGTGGCCACCTCGTCGAAGGTAAGCGTCTGGTCGCTGCCGTCCTCCTCCACCACGACGAGCGCGGGCCGGGGGTTGCCCCGGGCGATGACGTCGAACCAGTCGACCGCCCAGTTGAACGACGGCCCGACGTCGGGGTAGCGGAACTGCTCCCGGGCGAGGTCCGGCCGGCCGTGCCAGCCGAGCAGCTGGTCCCTGGCCGTCCGGTAGGCCTCGGTGGCGCGGCCGGCGTCGGGCTGGGGTGCGGACGGCGTCGTCATACCCCCATACCTACACCCTGGGGGCCGGACACGGCATACCGTGTCCGGGTGAGGACCCAGGACCGACCCGACCCGACCCTGGACGAGGTCGGCCTCACCCGGGCGCAGCTGGACCGGCTGCGCCGGTGGCTGCCCGGGGCCGTGCTGCTGGCCGAGCACTCCTGGGGACTGACGGACACCGTGGTCCTCCACCTGCGGCACGCCGGCCGGGAGCTGACGGTCAAGGCCTTCGGGCCGACCAACCACCACTTCGAGCGTGAGCTGGCGGCGCACCAGGAGCTCACCGGTCCCCTGCTGACCGAGGAACGGGTGCCGCGGCTGGTGCACGCCGACGCCGAGGACCGGATCCTGGTGACGACCTGGCTCCCCGGGCGGCTGGTCCAGGGGGACCCCGCGGAGGATGCGCCGGACACCTACCGGCAGGCCGGTCGGCTGCTGCGGCGCTGGCACGACGGCCAGGGTCCGGGGCGACCGGACCCGACCTGGCTTCCCGCCACCCGCGACCGGACGCTGCGCTGGCTGGACGGGCCCCACCGCATCCCGGCGGACCTGGCCGATGCCGTCCGGGACCGGGAGTGGCCGCAGGGGGCGGTGACGCTGGTGCCGACCCACGGGGACTACCAGCCCCGCAACTGGGTGGTCGACGGGGGGCGGGTGAGCGTCATCGACCTCGGGCGTGCCGCCTGGCGTCCTGCGGGCACCGACCTGGCGCGCCTGCACGCCCGGCAGTGGCGCGGACGCCCGGACCTGGAGGCGGCCTTCCTCGAGGGCTACGGCGCCGACCCCCGCCCTTCCTGGTGGGCGACGCTGCTGCTGGCCGAGGCGGTCGGGACCGCGGCCTGGGCCCACCAGGTGGGTGACGAGCGGTTCGAGGCCGAGGGACTCGCGACGCTGCGGGAGCTGCTCGAGGAGGAGGTCCCGCCGGAGGCCTAGAAGAACGTCGCCGCGGTGGCGTCGCGCGAGGTCAGGCGGGCCGCGACGCGGTGACCGATCCGCTCCCAGAGGGCGTAGCGGACCGGTCGGAGGGGCAGGTCGAAGGCGCCGACCCAGTCAGTGACCTCCTTGGAGAAACCGCGCTTGAACTCCCCGACCCCGTGCAACGGGTCCTCGGGGTCGTCCACCCTGCTCGAGTGCGGGGTGCCGCACAGGTCGTAGGTCGTGGCGCCCCGCTCCTGCGCCCAGCGCATCGCCTCGTACTGCAGCAGCTGCGCCGAGCCCCGGACCGGGCGGCCCCGCACGCTCGCTCCCTCCCGGTAGTTGGCGACCGTGCCCACGACGACGACGAAGGCCCCGGCGATGTCCCGGCCCTCGTGCCGGGCGAAGAAGAGCTGGCCCGAGCCGGCCTCGCAGAAGTCGCGCCAGAGGGCCACGTGGTAGTCGCGGCTGCGGGTGAAGACGCCCTGGTCGGCCACGACCTGCTCCCACAGGTCCCACATCCGGGCGTAGCTCGCCTCGTCCGCCGGGGCGGCCTCGATCTCCACCCCCTCCTTGGCGCCCTTGCGGATGGTGTTGCGGGTGCGGGAGGGCAGGCGGGCCAGCAGCTCCTCCGCGGTGCCGGAGATGTCGAGCAGGACCGTGGAGACGTTGTTCTGGATGCGTCCGGCGTGGCGCAGGCCGAGGTCGGCGAGGGCGGCCAGCGTCCCGGGGCTCTCGGGCAGCTCCGGCTCGACCTTGAGCAGGAAGGCCCCGGCCCGGCGGGCCTCCGCCGCCAGCTGGGGCAGCAGGCCCGCCAGCTCGTCCACGTCCGCGACGACCGGGCCCTTGGGGACGTACCACACCAGCCCGAGCCCGGGCGCCCTCTTCTCGTGCACCGTGACGGGCACATCGTAAACCTCGAAGAACCGTGGCCGCCACCCCGTTCGAGCCTTGGCGCGCCCCATCTCGGCGGTCTGGAACATGTTGGGCCGCACGGTGGTGGCGATGCGGGCGTTCCACTCCGGGGCCGACGGGTGCACCTCGACAAGGGTCATGGGCACCGATCGTAGGTCAGTCGCAGGCGGCCCGCTCCAGGCGCGGATGCCCTCCAGGTCGCCCTCACCCAGACCGGACTGGCCGACGTGCTCCGCCGCCATCAGCTGGGACGCGTCGTCGGTGTGCCCCAGGCCCAGCACGTGGAGCAGCTCGTGGACGAGGACGACCTCCTCGTCGATGCGCGCCCGAACCAGCCGCCGCGCGGCAGGTCGGTGTCCAGGACGACGGTGCCGCCCACCGCCCGGCCCGAGCCTCCCGGACCGGTGAGGTATGACGCAACCGCCCAGGCCGGCGGTCGGGCCGGCCAGCTGGGGCACCTCGTCCTCGTCGGCCCACCCGAGCAGGACCGGGCCGCGCTGCCGGTCGAAGAAGTTCCGGTCCTCGCTCTCCCCGACGACCAGGAAGGTGAAGGACGATGCGGCGTTGACCGTCCCGAGCGCACCGGCGACCAGCTCCTCATACCCCTGCGGTGCGCCCTCGGGGTTGACGACCAGCTCGATGTCGGCGCCGCACCCCCAGGTGACCGGGGCGCCCCGGTCCGTCGTCGCCATGAAGGTGTAACCCTCCCCGCCGGAGCCCGCCACGCCGTCGAGCCCGTCGTGGGTGAGCACCGTGCGGCGCACGTCGTCGAGGTCGAGGATCGGGGAGAGCCAGACGGTCCCGGACAGGACGAGGGCCACCACGACCAGGAGCGACAGGAGGCTGGTGCACCCGGACCCGCGCCGCTCAGCCATGCGACCAGTGTGACCGAGGTGACCGACGCCTCACCCGCCGACCCTTGCGGCAGGTGGGCGGGCGGTGCGAGGCTGCGGGCATCGCCGTCCCCCGGTGCCGGGGGCAGGGGTCCGCGGCGCCGGAGTGAGGGACGGTGGGACGTGCGCGCACGGGGTCTGGGGAAGCAGCTCGGGGTCGGGGCGCTGCTCCTCGTCCTGCTCGCGGGGCCGGCGGTCGCGGCCCCCTCGGGTGAGGAGGCGGCCCGGGACACGGGCACCGTCTCCCTGCGGACGGCTCCCGCCACCGACGCCGAGGCTGACCTGCAGGGGGTGGAGGGTCTGACCGGTGGCGTCGCCGAGCTCGGCCCGGCCGTCGTCGAGCAGGTCCCGGCCCGGCTCTACCCGGACCCGGCCGCCGCTCCCGGGGCCGACGCGGGCGACCCCGTCACCGACTCGACCACACCACGGCCGATCGACGTCCCGCGCCAGCCGATCGGTCGCTTCGAGGAGTCGACGCGCCAACCGCAGCCGATCGCGGCGGGGTTCCAGCCCTACCAGAGCGGCAAGGTCAACCCCGTCCCCTTCGGCCGGGTCGACACCACGGGGGTGCGCGTCTTCAAGGCCGACTGGGACGGCAAGGTCTACGACCACCCCATCGCCCAGGCGCAGTACGCCCTCAACACCCTCGAGTCCTACCGCCTCACCGGCGACCCGGTCTACCTCGACGTGGCGGTGAGGAACGCCCAGCGGATCATCGACCGGCGGCACGTCGTCGACGGGGCGTGGTACTTCCCCTACGACTTCACCTTCGACCTGCACCGCAACGGGCGGGGTGTGCTCACCCCGCCGTGGGCCTCGGGGATGGCCTCGGGCCAGGCGCTGTCGACGTTCGTCCGGCTCCACGAGGTCACCGGTCAGCAGAAGTGGCGCGACGCGGCGGACGCGACCTTCGCGGCCTTCCTGCAGGCCCCTGACGGCCGGGGGTACTTCAGCTCCTGGGTGGACGCCCAGGGCCTGCTCTGGCTGGAGGAGTACTCCCGCTACCCGGTGACCGACAGCGAGCGCGTGCTCAACGGCCACATGTGGTCGATGTACGGCATCTGGGACTACTGGATGATGAACGACTACGCCCAGGCCGATGC contains:
- a CDS encoding AMP-binding protein; translated protein: MTTPSAPQPDAGRATEAYRTARDQLLGWHGRPDLAREQFRYPDVGPSFNWAVDWFDVIARGNPRPALVVVEEDGSDQTLTFDEVATRSDQVAHLLAREGISRGDSVIVMLGNQVELWDTMLAIIKLGAVIMPTTTAVGPADLRDRVERGEARMVIANPADTAKFEEVPGDYARVSVGEVPGWTDLRTAYASPADPVPHPGNASQDRMLLYFTSGTTSRPKLVEHTHVSYPVGHLSTMFWLGVRPGDVHLNISSPGWAKHAWSLFFAPWIAEATVMVYNYGRFDAAGLLRVLRSYRVTSFCAPPTVWRMLINADLSGGPGALREIIGAGEPLNPEVISQVRTHWGLTLRDGYGQTETTAQVGNCPGDPVRPGSMGKPLPGMPVVLVDVSTGEVVQGPGEGEICLDLAQSPVALMTGYQGDEERNAEAMAGGLYHTGDVAERDAGGTITYVGRTDDVFKASDYKVSPFELESVLIEHPAVAEAAVVPAPDEVRLAVPKAYVALAPGHEPTRETALSILRHAREHLAPYLRVRRLEFYELPKTISGKIRRVELRAREEELAAEAARPGTVGAVAQEFRDTDFPELRG
- a CDS encoding aminoglycoside phosphotransferase family protein; protein product: MRTQDRPDPTLDEVGLTRAQLDRLRRWLPGAVLLAEHSWGLTDTVVLHLRHAGRELTVKAFGPTNHHFERELAAHQELTGPLLTEERVPRLVHADAEDRILVTTWLPGRLVQGDPAEDAPDTYRQAGRLLRRWHDGQGPGRPDPTWLPATRDRTLRWLDGPHRIPADLADAVRDREWPQGAVTLVPTHGDYQPRNWVVDGGRVSVIDLGRAAWRPAGTDLARLHARQWRGRPDLEAAFLEGYGADPRPSWWATLLLAEAVGTAAWAHQVGDERFEAEGLATLRELLEEEVPPEA
- a CDS encoding peptidoglycan bridge formation glycyltransferase FemA/FemB family protein, which gives rise to MAERRGSGCTSLLSLLVVVALVLSGTVWLSPILDLDDVRRTVLTHDGLDGVAGSGGEGYTFMATTDRGAPVTWGCGADIELVVNPEGAPQGYEELVAGALGTVNAASSFTFLVVGESEDRNFFDRQRGPVLLGWADEDEVPQLAGPTAGLGGCVIPHRSGRLGPGGGRHRRPGHRPAARRLVRARIDEEVVLVHELLHVLGLGHTDDASQLMAAEHVGQSGLGEGDLEGIRAWSGPPATDLRSVPMTLVEVHPSAPEWNARIATTVRPNMFQTAEMGRAKARTGWRPRFFEVYDVPVTVHEKRAPGLGLVWYVPKGPVVADVDELAGLLPQLAAEARRAGAFLLKVEPELPESPGTLAALADLGLRHAGRIQNNVSTVLLDISGTAEELLARLPSRTRNTIRKGAKEGVEIEAAPADEASYARMWDLWEQVVADQGVFTRSRDYHVALWRDFCEAGSGQLFFARHEGRDIAGAFVVVVGTVANYREGASVRGRPVRGSAQLLQYEAMRWAQERGATTYDLCGTPHSSRVDDPEDPLHGVGEFKRGFSKEVTDWVGAFDLPLRPVRYALWERIGHRVAARLTSRDATAATFF
- a CDS encoding D-glucuronyl C5-epimerase family protein; its protein translation is MRARGLGKQLGVGALLLVLLAGPAVAAPSGEEAARDTGTVSLRTAPATDAEADLQGVEGLTGGVAELGPAVVEQVPARLYPDPAAAPGADAGDPVTDSTTPRPIDVPRQPIGRFEESTRQPQPIAAGFQPYQSGKVNPVPFGRVDTTGVRVFKADWDGKVYDHPIAQAQYALNTLESYRLTGDPVYLDVAVRNAQRIIDRRHVVDGAWYFPYDFTFDLHRNGRGVLTPPWASGMASGQALSTFVRLHEVTGQQKWRDAADATFAAFLQAPDGRGYFSSWVDAQGLLWLEEYSRYPVTDSERVLNGHMWSMYGIWDYWMMNDYAQADAERLWRGALYTVERTGMSIFRNRNWYSLYSAWQRYLAHTYHVHHQQQFLMLYRMSHDSVWISRAGVYREDHRTPNNTTGFAVISPRTTVAYRLDDSAQHPKDRTMRVLETRSLSITRTTGAAYDRRGRMPDGGPHVLRLSAGYLQGWWVVEDHRKAWSKTMVDIHSYLPDAKLYVDAPTRLAIYRFDTAGNNVEGKLVTLQPGTFYGTHRSATVEGRPSWLLRGGAYDGWVLPQQATVKVHRNPGWRVG